Proteins encoded within one genomic window of Arachis ipaensis cultivar K30076 chromosome B08, Araip1.1, whole genome shotgun sequence:
- the LOC107610703 gene encoding uncharacterized protein LOC107610703, translating into MSTDGAERSDTLVRGNCEMVGKTLIALFDIGSSHSFIAFEKASELGLKINVLAYDLEVHTPTTETAVTRLGCQQVPFRVKHQNFVHDLIGLPMTDLDLILRLDWLSKNRVLLNCSERSLQFMSEWSENCGCECQSLMLLATTVSGKEQSLNQISVVNIFPKVFLKDIPEFPSSQKIEFAIELVPGTRPILIAPY; encoded by the exons ATGTCGACTGATGGTGCAGAGAGGTCAGACACACTGGTCAGGGGTAATTGCGAGATGGTTGGTAAAACTTTAATTGCATTGTTTGACATTGGATCATCACACTCATTTATAGCATTTGAGAAAGCTAGTGAATTAGGGTTGAAGATAAATGTGTTGGCCTATGATTTAGAAGTACATACCCCTACTACTGAAACTGCCGTGACTAGATTAGGCTGTCAACAAGTTCCATTCCGAGTTAAACATCAAAATTTTGTCCATGATCTAATCGGTTTGCCAATGACTGACCTCGATCTCATTCTGAGATTGGATTGGTTATCAAAGAATCGTGTTTTGCTCAATTGTTCTGAACGGTCGTTGCAATTTATGTCGGAATGGTCAGAGAACTG TGGATGTGAATGTCAAAGTCTCATGCTGTTAGCTACAACTGTATCGGGTAAGGAGCAAAGTTTGAATCAGATTTCGGTTGTGAACATATTTCCTAAAGTATTCCTGAAAGACATTCCTGAATTTCCTTCTTCTCAAAAAATCGAGTTCGcgattgagttggtgcctgggaCAAGACCAATCTTGATTGCCCCTTACTGA